The following coding sequences lie in one Nakaseomyces glabratus chromosome I, complete sequence genomic window:
- a CDS encoding uncharacterized protein (CAGL0I00726g~Ortholog(s) have role in ascospore wall assembly), which translates to MQGRLIVPLVASLVVVPLLVGATWFALCVVVCGAVSDALYRAASYLYLKSDTFMDNKYTTDDPQAHALAVAKPSPRARNKKFDLRVLQPASSPQVSPVLSSIHSMHSMHSKTDTNSHTYNIARSLETGI; encoded by the coding sequence ATGCAAGGGAGACTTATCGTGCCGCTCGTGGCTAGTCTGGTGGTAGTACCGCTGCTGGTGGGTGCTACGTGGTTTGCGCTGTGCGTCGTGGTGTGCGGGGCGGTTTCGGACGCGCTGTACAGGGCAGCCTCGTATTTGTACCTGAAGTCGGACACGTTCATGGATAACAAGTACACAACTGACGATCCTCAGGCTCATGCACTCGCTGTAGCCAAGCCCTCGCCAAGAGCACGTAACAAGAAGTTTGACCTCAGGGTGTTGCAACCAGCCTCAAGTCCGCAGGTCTCGCCTGTTCTGTCCTCGATACATTCGATGCACTCGATGCACTCAAAGACAGACACAAACTCACACACTTACAACATCGCAAGGTCACTGGAGACAGGgatatga
- the GSP1 gene encoding Ran GTPase GSP1 (CAGL0I00594g~Ortholog(s) have GTP binding, GTPase activity) translates to MSAEVPTFKLVLVGDGGTGKTTFVKRHLTGEFEKKYIATIGVEVHPLAFHTNFGEIKFDVWDTAGQEKFGGLRDGYYINAQCGIIMFDVTSRITYKNVPNWHRDLVRVCENIPIVLCGNKVDVKERKVKAKTITFHRKKNLQYYDISAKSNYNFEKPFLWLARKLAGNPQLEFVASPALAPPEVQVDEQLMQQYQQEMEQATALPLPDEDDADL, encoded by the coding sequence ATGAGTGCTGAAGTTCCTACATTTAAGCTAGTTTTGGTTGGTGACGGTGGTACCGGTAAGACCACTTTTGTCAAGAGACATTTGACtggtgagtttgagaagAAGTACATTGCCACCATTGGTGTTGAAGTGCACCCATTGGCCTTCCACACTAACTTCGGTGAGATCAAGTTTGATGTCTGGGATACCGCTGGTCAAGAGAAGTTCGGTGGTCTAAGAGACGGTTACTACATCAACGCCCAATGTGGTATCATTATGTTCGATGTTACTTCCAGAATCACTTACAAGAACGTTCCAAACTGGCACAGAGACTTGGTCCGTGTCTGTGAGAACATCCCAATTGTCCTATGTGGTAACAAGGTCGATGTTAAGGAGAGAAAGGTGAAGGCTAAGACCATCACTTTCCACagaaagaagaacttgCAATACTACGATATTTCCGCCAAGTCTAACTACAACTTCGAAAAGCCATTCTTGTGGTTGGCTAGAAAGTTGGCTGGTAACCCTCAATTGGAATTCGTCGCCTCCCCAGCTTTGGCTCCACCAGAAGTCCAAGTCGATGAGCAATTGATGcaacaataccaacaaGAAATGGAACAAGCTACCGCTTTGCCATTGCCAGATGAAGACGATGCTGATTTGTAA
- the ATP14 gene encoding F1F0 ATP synthase subunit h (CAGL0I00572g~Ortholog(s) have proton-transporting ATP synthase activity, rotational mechanism activity and role in ATP synthesis coupled proton transport, cristae formation, mitochondrial proton-transporting ATP synthase complex assembly), which produces MFRTSLRQFSSCRVSRNIISDLYLKELKSVKVTPFSMKDAEGNVKPWSPPAKPQAPQSELTSGNDLLKSYKEEPVETLHTQPAETEGATQIEEHWLVLSEEEPAH; this is translated from the coding sequence ATGTTCAGAACAAGTCTACGTCAGTTCAGCAGTTGCAGGGTCTCTAGAAACATTATCTCTGATCTATACTTGAAGGAATTGAAGAGTGTGAAGGTTACTCCATTCTCCATGAAGGATGCTGAAGGCAATGTGAAGCCATGGAGTCCTCCAGCCAAGCCACAAGCTCCTCAGAGCGAGCTTACTTCCGGCAACGACCTGTTGAAGAGTTACAAAGAGGAACCAGTCGAGACTTTGCACACACAACCAGCAGAGACAGAAGGCGCTACACAGATCGAAGAACACTGGCTAGTACtatctgaagaagaaccagCTCACTAA
- the COQ11 gene encoding ubiquinone biosynthesis protein COQ11 (CAGL0I00638g~Ortholog(s) have role in ubiquinone-6 biosynthetic process and mitochondrion localization) — protein sequence MQSLLVFGGNGFLGKRICQEAIRQGLKVTSISRSGQPPSSSNAGDLKWIEKVNWKSADIFEPESYASSLREADHVVHSMGILLENENYKKLLNGGSFELKFGANPLEKTDSGNFTYERMNKESVLILAKAFDTVKKANPRTSLSYISADNWNPIITDGYINSKREAERELLKFKSFRTIVARPGFMYDENRNASDKRHLVQSTLDFFNWTNKTLLGNSIRCVNNMIRPTISAQQVSRALVAKINDPSFSGILYLEDLLKN from the coding sequence ATGCAATCGTTGTTGGTCTTTGGAGGCAATGGGTTTCTAGGCAAGAGGATATGTCAAGAGGCGATTAGACAAGGATTGAAGGTAACATCAATAAGTCGATCAGGACAACCACCGAGTAGCTCCAATGCTGGTGATTTAAAATGGATAGAGAAGGTCAATTGGAAATCAGCCGACATTTTTGAACCCGAAAGTTATGCCAGTAGTTTGCGTGAAGCTGACCATGTTGTTCACTCTATGGGTATCCTGTTAGAGAACGAAAACTATAAGAAACTATTGAACGGCGGAAGCTTTGAGCTAAAATTTGGAGCTAACCCGCTTGAGAAGACCGACTCAGGAAATTTTACATATGAGAGAATGAATAAAGAGAGTGTTCTTATACTTGCAAAGGCTTTTGATACAGTAAAGAAAGCCAACCCAAGGACGTCGTTAAGTTATATATCTGCAGATAATTGGAATCCTATAATAACAGATGGATATATAAATTCTAAACGTGAGGCAGAGAGAGAATTACTAAAATTCAAGTCATTTAGGACAATTGTTGCTAGACCTGGATTCATGTATGATGAAAATAGGAATGCAAGTGATAAGCGACATCTAGTTCAATCCACGCTagatttcttcaattggaCAAATAAAACTTTATTAGGCAACTCAATAAGATGTGTGAATAATATGATAAGACCAACAATATCAGCTCAACAGGTGAGTAGGGCTTTGGTTGCCAAGATAAATGATCCATCATTTAGCGGCATATTATACTTGGAAGACCTTTTAAAGAATTAG
- the FDO1 gene encoding Fdo1p (CAGL0I00770g~Ortholog(s) have role in donor selection and nucleus localization): protein MSNIQSVINPMEDSSTSRTKQDEAYSERSMQTTLKRANEIVTQLESMDTVDHGFVKKDVLDILRTLADRLNESTKQVQQLKYKNLLLSNKTSNENQMRHEVEENLKTQQFEKLKSQLYVENVHLNEQLHIKENKVTKYKKKIIAKNKHINQLMRLLNQTPQLLDSSQSESSMISNAREDTEEADTTIPITDSGRKAKPVKTETHMLNALGMLASHVLKDENKADDTSGNGDETRIEEDDSVNRTILQSEVKSSNQEIMDRSPTFARSLAPILPLNKKEELHSLRVVLPNIPRPEMKLDVKLPVMKRFNTLDGSVKDIS, encoded by the coding sequence ATGAGCAATATTCAGTCTGTCATAAATCCTATGGAGGATAGCTCTACCAGCAGAACAAAGCAAGATGAAGCTTACAGCGAAAGATCGATGCAAACTACATTGAAGCGTGCCAATGAGATAGTAACTCAATTGGAGAGCATGGACACTGTAGACCATGGATTTGTGAAGAAAGATGTTCTTGATATACTCAGAACTTTGGCGGATAGGCTGAATGAATCTACAAAGCAGGTGCAACAACTCAAGTATAAGAATCTATTGTTGTCGAATAAGACATCTAATGAAAATCAGATGAGACATGAAGTAGAGGAAAACTTGAAAACACAGCAATTTGAGAAACTCAAGAGTCAGTTGTATGTTGAAAATGTTCACCTGAATGAGCAGCTCCATATTAAAGAGAACAAAGTTACAaaatacaagaagaaaatcatTGCCAAGAACAAACACATTAATCAACTGATGAGGTTACTGAATCAAACACCCCAGCTATTGGATTCATCCCAATCAGAAAGTTCGATGATTTCAAATGCAAGAGAAGATACTGAAGAAGCTGATACCACCATACCAATAACAGATTCCGGGCGAAAGGCCAAACCAGTTAAAACTGAAACACATATGTTAAATGCCTTAGGTATGCTGGCCTCTCATGTTCTaaaagatgaaaacaaGGCCGATGATACTTCCGGAAATGGTGATGAAACTAGAATAGAGGAAGACGACTCTGTAAATAGAACTATTTTACAGAGTGAAGTCAAATCCTCTAATCAAGAAATAATGGATAGAAGTCCGACATTTGCTAGAAGTTTAGCACCGATACTACCactaaacaaaaaagaggaATTGCATAGTTTAAGAGTAGTTCTTCCAAATATTCCCAGACCAGAGATGAAACTAGATGTTAAACTTCCGGTAATGAAAAGATTTAATACATTAGATGGTTCTGTGAAAGATATTTCATAA
- the IMP1 gene encoding endopeptidase catalytic subunit IMP1 (CAGL0I00682g~Ortholog(s) have endopeptidase activity, role in protein processing involved in protein targeting to mitochondrion and mitochondrial inner membrane peptidase complex localization), protein MLRIIRPGTYVIQSLCFLHVFHTYFYEFTETRGESMLPTLSATKDFVHVDKRYRNGKNVRLGDCIVAVKPTDPTHRVCKRISGMPGDLILVDPGVKKDLVNYSRSEEAMDDNEEFRTYIRVPKGHVWVTGDNLSHSLDSRTYNALPMGLIKGKIVAANDFNEPFWNPKTKKIWGFRKIPNTYEDFLSVD, encoded by the coding sequence ATGCTACGAATAATAAGGCCAGGTACCTATGTGATACAGTCGCTCTGCTTTTTACATGTATTCCACACATATTTCTATGAATTTACCGAAACTAGAGGTGAATCGATGCTGCCCACACTTAGCGCTACCAAAGACTTTGTCCATGTAGATAAGAGATACAGAAACGGCAAGAATGTACGGCTAGGAGATTGCATAGTGGCTGTAAAGCCAACAGATCCTACACATCGTGTATGCAAGCGTATTAGCGGCATGCCTGGTGACCTAATACTGGTTGATCCCGGCGTCAAGAAGGACCTTGTCAACTATTCTCGGAGTGAAGAAGCGATGGATGATAATGAGGAGTTTCGAACATACATCCGTGTACCGAAGGGGCATGTGTGGGTCACAGGAGACAATCTATCACACTCTTTAGATTCAAGAACATATAACGCATTACCAATGGGTCTCATAAAAGGTAAGATAGTAGCGGCAAATGATTTCAACGAACCATTTTGGAACCcaaaaactaaaaagatATGGGGTTTCCGTAAGATACCCAACACATATGAGGATTTTTTGTCTGTTGATTAA
- the SEC72 gene encoding Sec63 complex subunit SEC72 (CAGL0I00616g~Ortholog(s) have protein transporter activity, role in posttranslational protein targeting to membrane, translocation and Sec62/Sec63 complex localization): MALVYDENSKKISVDTEEESVLINVEQINKLTQALIGTNKPNLTPEPSNESTKMIQNLFENGAQHAKMKKFPEALKSVTLAIEMAQRKRTPWEAFAVQLNELHYLMRNKVDLSLTQQRYLEALQDLEFLLNTALIHPETFIRKCDALVNLGQLEEARITCERGLSLAPEDTKLKAMMFEITRRLADYNGEI; the protein is encoded by the coding sequence ATGGCTTTGGTATATGATGAAAACAGCAAGAAGATATCGGTAGacactgaagaagaatcaGTTTTAATAAATGTCGAGCAAATTAACAAATTGACACAAGCACTTATTGGTACAAACAAACCAAATCTGACACCGGAACCTAGCAATGAATCTACGAAGATGATTCAAAACTTGTTTGAAAATGGTGCACAACACGCtaagatgaagaaatttcCTGAAGCCTTGAAGAGTGTGACACTAGCCATCGAGATGGCTCAGAGAAAAAGAACTCCATGGGAAGCATTTGCAGTTCAACTAAATGAGTTACATTATCTAATGCGTAATAAGGTTGACCTGTCTCTGACACAGCAGAGATACTTGGAAGCTCTACAAGATTTGGAGTTTCTTCTCAACACTGCTTTGATTCACCCAGAAACTTTCATTAGAAAATGTGATGCTTTAGTCAATCTAGGTCAACTCGAAGAAGCCCGTATTACATGTGAAAGAGGTCTAAGTTTAGCACCAGAAGATACAAAATTAAAGGCCATGATGTTTGAAATAACTAGAAGATTGGCAGATTACAACGGCGAGATCTAA
- the SWP1 gene encoding dolichyl-diphosphooligosaccharide-protein glycotransferase (CAGL0I00704g~Ortholog(s) have dolichyl-diphosphooligosaccharide-protein glycotransferase activity, role in protein N-linked glycosylation and oligosaccharyltransferase complex localization): MRWSQLALFSIFSYITLALRLTDVNVINYTDDEKKLLTFKEVSADIVTDQQLKVIEVTIPDAIYLVTFKSETPLDQANVYLGHPDKSLEVVYPIKERAGDIYLFEINMDKLDKNLLAVQKELGNKPLAVTVVAASKDDSEGVLKTLFYMQLQESMLTEELPQRELAIKKELAHTFNKPPTHAPKLFAQLFALIILATFAALVITWFAAGAVNFGNMPKGNFIYFIGFVVTIVGFEYIFTQYQLGTGIFETINRAICLGVPGIWISAKFLRSVEKPL, encoded by the coding sequence ATGCGCTGGAGTCAATTGGCACTGTTCTCTATCTTCAGTTACATCACACTGGCATTGAGATTGACCGACGTCAATGTTATTAACTACACAGAcgatgaaaagaaactgtTAACGTTCAAAGAAGTAAGCGCAGATATAGTCACCGATCAGCAATTGAAGGTTATCGAAGTCACAATCCCTGACGCCATTTACCTCGTCACTTTCAAATCCGAGACCCCACTAGATCAGGCTAATGTCTACCTAGGTCATCCAGACAAGAGTCTAGAGGTTGTTTATCCAATCAAAGAAAGGGCTGGTGATATCTACTTGTTCGAGATTAATATGGACAAATTAGACAAGAACTTGTTGGCGGTTCAAAAGGAACTTGGTAACAAACCATTGGCCGTTACTGTTGTCGCTGCGAGCAAAGATGATAGTGAAGGCGTTCTAAAGACTCTATTCTACATGCAGTTGCAGGAATCTATGCTTACCGAAGAGCTTCCTCAACGAGAACTAGCCATTAAGAAAGAGTTGGCCCATACCTTCAACAAGCCTCCAACCCATGCTCCTAAGCTCTTCGCACAATTATTCGCTCTCATCATCCTAGCTACCTTTGCCGCCTTAGTCATCACCTGGTTTGCAGCTGGTGCAGTTAACTTCGGTAACATGCCAAAGGGCAACTTCATCTATTTTATTGGTTTTGTTGTTACAATCGTCggatttgaatatatcttTACTCAATATCAATTGGGCACTGGTATCTTTGAAACTATCAACAGGGCTATTTGCTTGGGTGTCCCAGGTATCTGGATTAGTGCTAAGTTCTTAAGATCAGTCGAGAAACCATTGtaa
- the GUF1 gene encoding GTPase GUF1 (CAGL0I00660g~Ortholog(s) have GTPase activity, ribosome binding activity, role in positive regulation of translation and mitochondrial matrix, mitochondrial ribosome, nucleus localization): MLKTLGLRSLCPSLGGRGFRRHPNINKYTLSLVRVRWNHHLSNAEIQARIENIPQENYRNFSIVAHVDHGKSTLSDRLLEITGVIDKNSSNKQVLDKLEVERERGITIKAQTCTMFYHDKRNGEDYLLHLVDTPGHVDFRGEVSRSYASCGGALLLVDASQGVQAQTVANFYLAYSMGLKLIPVVNKIDLNVADVERAKAEIEDNFELPRDEIIGVSAKTGLNVKEMLLPTIVDRIPPPTGNKKKPFRALLVDSWYDSYLGVILLVNIVDGKLKKGEKVLCAHTNKKYEVKELGIMYPDRVPTGSLVVGQVGYVVLGMKDSSDAHVGDTLMHVGKESVTDILPGFEEQKPMVYVGAFPSTGTEFKAMDDDINRLVLNDRSVTLERETSNALGQGWRLGFLGSLHASVFRERLEKEYGSKLIITQPTVPYMVRMTDGTESIITNPDDFPDSATRRMKVEELLEPFVEATITLPQEFLGNVIKLCDANRGQQKEITYLNTRGQVVLKYHLPLAHLVDDFFGKLKAASKGYASLDYEDIGYRESDVVKLELLVNGQSIDALARVLHRTEVEKVGREWVQKFKEYVKSQLFEVVIQARAGTKIVARQTIKARRKDVLARLHASDVSRRKKLLEKQKEGKKQMRSVGRVQINQEAYQAFLKR; encoded by the coding sequence ATGCTGAAGACCTTAGGTTTAAGAAGTTTGTGCCCTTCACTTGGTGGTCGAGGCTTTCGAAGGCATCccaatattaataaatacaCATTGTCGTTGGTCAGAGTACGATGGAATCACCATTTAAGTAATGCTGAGATACAGGCACGAATTGAGAACATACCACAGGAGAACTATAGAAACTTTTCGATTGTCGCCCATGTTGATCATGGGAAATCGACTTTGAGTGATCGATTGTTAGAGATAACGGGAGTCATAGACAAGAACTCTTCAAACAAACAAGTGCTTGATAAATTAGAAgtagaaagagaaagaggTATTACAATCAAAGCTCAGACTTGTACAATGTTCTACCATGACAAGCGTAATGGAGAAGATTATTTGCTACATTTAGTCGATACGCCAGGTCATGTTGATTTTCGAGGAGAAGTCTCGAGGTCTTATGCTTCTTGTGGTGGAGCTCTATTGCTTGTTGATGCATCTCAAGGAGTTCAAGCTCAAACAGTTGCTAATTTTTATCTTGCTTATAGTATGGGCTTAAAACTTATACCTGTGGTCAACAAAATTGATTTAAATGTTGCAGATGTCGAAAGAGCTAAAGCTGAAATCGAGGACAATTTTGAGCTACCGAGAGATGAAATAATTGGTGTGAGTGCTAAAACAGGTCTTAATGTCAAAGAGATGCTTCTGCCTACCATCGTTGATAGAATCCCTCCTCCTACTGGTaataagaagaaaccaTTCCGCGCACTATTGGTGGATTCTTGGTATGATTCATACTTAGGAGTAATACTTCTAGTAAATATTGTTGACGgaaaattaaaaaaggGTGAAAAGGTACTATGTGCACATACTAACAAAAAGTATGAGGTGAAAGAACTTGGCATTATGTATCCTGATAGAGTTCCAACCGGTTCATTGGTTGTGGGTCAAGTAGGGTATGTCGTTTTGGGAATGAAAGACTCTTCAGATGCCCATGTAGGTGATACATTAATGCATGTAGGAAAAGAGAGTGTGACAGATATTCTACCTGGATTCGAGGAACAAAAACCAATGGTCTATGTTGGAGCTTTCCCCTCTACTGGAACTGAATTTAAGGCAATGGACGATGATATTAACCGGTTGGTTCTGAATGATAGGTCGGTAACACTGGAAAGAGAAACATCTAATGCTTTAGGGCAAGGATGGAGATTAGGGTTTTTGGGCTCCTTGCATGCATCTGTATTTAGAGAAAGACTAGAAAAGGAATACGGCTCAAAGCTAATTATCACACAACCCACGGTCCCATATATGGTAAGAATGACAGATGGTACAGAGTCTATTATTACAAATCCTGATGACTTTCCAGATAGCGCTACAAGGCGAATGAAGGTTGAAGAACTTCTGGAACCCTTTGTAGAAGCCACCATAACATTGCCTCAAGAATTTCTGGGAAATGTCATTAAACTCTGTGATGCCAATAGAGGTCAACAGAAGGAAATAACTTATTTGAATACAAGAGGCCAAGTTGTCTTGAAATACCATTTGCCATTGGCTCATCTAGTAGATGACTTCTTTGGAAAATTGAAAGCGGCGTCTAAGGGATATGCCTCTTTAGATTATGAAGATATTGGCTACAGAGAATCTGATGTAGTCAAACTAGAGCTTTTGGTTAATGGTCAAAGTATTGATGCTTTAGCAAGGGTGCTTCATCGAActgaagttgaaaaagTGGGTAGAGAATGGGTGCAAAAGTTCAAGGAGTATGTTAAGTCTCaattatttgaagttgTAATCCAGGCTAGGGCAGGCACCAAGATTGTAGCTAGACAAACAATAAAGGCTAGAAGAAAGGATGTTCTTGCAAGGTTGCATGCTTCAGATGTATccagaagaaagaagttgCTTGAAAAGCAAAAGGAAGGTAAAAAACAAATGAGATCGGTTGGTAGAGTACAAATAAACCAAGAGGCATATCAAGCCTTTTTGAAACGTTGA
- the NDE1 gene encoding NADH-ubiquinone reductase (H(+)-translocating) NDE1 (CAGL0I00748g~Ortholog(s) have NADH dehydrogenase activity, role in NADH oxidation, chronological cell aging, glycolytic fermentation to ethanol and mitochondrion, plasma membrane localization), with protein sequence MFARIVSRRLMSSTAARLNSVPKVAAKPKSSFFRTMGKWSLRATLYGALAGTGYISYSLYRESNPSKQKPQSDTFPNGSKRKTLVILGSGWGSISLLKNLDTNIYNVIVVSPRNYFLFTPLLPSTPVGRVELKSIIEPVRYIARRTTGEVLYYEAEATDIDPHAKTVKIKSNSQNNDYELDINYDYLVVGVGAQPTTFGIPGVYENSSFLKEISDAQEIRIKIMRNIEKAASLAPNDTERERLLSFVVVGGGPTGVEFAAELRDYVDQDLRKWMPELSKEIKITLVEALPNILNMFDKKLVTYAQDLFRQEKIDLRLKTMVKKVDSTKITAKCEDKTESIPYGVLVWATGNAPRDVCKGLMQKIPETQNSRRGLLINSKMQLLGAEDSIYAIGDCTFYPGLFPTAQVAHQEGEYLARVFKKLHKVDQFEYMASKNNQTKENIKDLTSKINNLKAQIEDFQYNHHGALAYIGSEQAIADLAVGEAKYRLAGSFTFLFWKYAYLAMCMSFKNRILVAMDWTKAYFLGRDTSA encoded by the coding sequence ATGTTTGCTAGAATCGTCTCTAGGAGGTTGATGTCCTCCACGGCGGCACGTCTGAATAGCGTGCCTAAGGTCGCCGCCAAGCCCAAGAGCTCTTTTTTCAGGACCATGGGTAAGTGGTCTCTGCGTGCCACTCTATACGGTGCCCTGGCGGGCACCGGCTACATCAGTTACTCTCTGTACCGGGAGTCTAACCCTTCGAAGCAGAAGCCGCAGTCGGACACATTCCCCAATGGTTCTAAGCGGAAGACGCTGGTCATCCTGGGCTCTGGCTGGGGCTCTATCTCTTTGCTGAAGAACCTGGACACCAACATCTACAATGTGATCGTGGTGTCGCCCAGAAACTACTTCCTGTTCACGCCATTGCTGCCATCCACCCCAGTGGGCCGTGTCGAGCTGAAGTCCATCATCGAGCCCGTCAGGTACATCGCCAGGAGGACTACCGGCGAAGTGCTGTACTATGAGGCCGAGGCCACGGACATCGACCCGCACGCCAAGACCGTGAAGATCAAGTCCAACTCCCAGAACAACGACTACGAGCTCGACATCAACTACGACTACCTGGTCGTCGGTGTCGGCGCCCAGCCTACGACATTCGGCATCCCAGGTGTCTACGAGAACTCCTCCTTCCTGAAGGAAATCTCCGACGCACAGGAGATCAGAATCAAGATCATGCGTAACATCGAGAAGGCCGCCTCCTTGGCGCCAAACGACACCGAGCGTGAGAGATTGCTGAGCTTCGTGGTGGTCGGTGGTGGCCCAACCGGTGTCGAGTTCGCCGCCGAGTTGAGAGACTACGTCGACCAGGACCTGAGAAAGTGGATGCCCGAGCTAAGCAAAGAGATCAAGATTACCCTGGTTGAAGCATTGCCTAACATCCTGAACATGTTCGACAAGAAACTGGTTACCTACGCACAAGACTTGTTCAGACAAGAGAAGATCGACCTAAGACTGAAGACTATGGTGAAAAAAGTGGACTCCACTAAGATCACCGCCAAATGTGAAGATAAAACCGAATCAATCCCATACGGTGTCCTGGTGTGGGCCACCGGTAACGCACCAAGAGACGTGTGTAAAGGCCTGATGCAAAAGATACCAGAAACTCAGAACTCAAGACGTGGTTTACTGATCAACTCCAAGATGCAACTCTTGGGTGCTGAGGATTCAATTTATGCAATTGGTGATTGTACTTTCTACCCAGGCCTGTTCCCAACTGCCCAAGTGGCCCACCAAGAAGGTGAATACTTGGCCAGAGTCTTCAAAAAGTTACACAAAGTGGatcaatttgaatatatgGCTAGTAAGAACAACCAAACAAAGGAAAACATCAAGGACTTGACTTCTAAGATCAACAACTTGAAAGCACAAATCGAAGATTTCCAATATAATCACCATGGTGCTTTGGCCTACATTGGCTCTGAACAAGCTATCGCTGACTTGGCTGTAGGTGAGGCCAAATACAGATTGGCAGGTTCATTCACTTTCTTGTTCTGGAAGTACGCTTACTTAGCAATGTGTATGTCATTCAAGAATAGAATTTTGGTGGCCATGGATTGGACCAAAGCTTACTTCTTGGGAAGAGATACTTCCGCTTGA